A stretch of Kaistella flava (ex Peng et al. 2021) DNA encodes these proteins:
- a CDS encoding PD-(D/E)XK nuclease family protein has protein sequence MKFLNKIVTELLAQNTDLSTFNIILPGKRPLVFIKRILKEKQYSGMLPNFFTIEDLIKDLADKQPVQGIALWLYSFEVYREIQPSEDFANFLKWFPTILKDWDDILKFSDSDKAVLEYMFDDEQIKNWSENLEVREDGSLRKFLNFWQKMNLFLPLLKQKLNKKNWATSGMIHESAKNKIEGYAQKTDGKFVFCGFNAFTPVEEKLVRNLMQWDKAQCFFQADEYYINDERQEAGKFLRIIKTWKEFNESRNFNWIENDFAQSKNIKVYEVSGNITQAKVLPEIFEEINDENLSKTAVVLLDENLLPTCLDAMSSVEHLNITMGFPLKNLGFSNAMKQLFYLQKQLEKKDSSYYYNDVLSVLEELPNEEIDQQIIVDFKAKIEERNIVYISKKQFKEFLSELSYFNLFEKPSSVNQFIDELIVYCYQLKYRELDDILYENISHFEKSFKIIKNQLSPYSFDIKMETLEVLINQLVSSETIDFQGEPLQGLQVMGLLETRLLNFENIILLSTNEGKLPLGNSQNTYLPFDVRQHFHLHTFLENDSIYAYHFYRLLQDSENVHLLFNALSSGVNTGEKSRFITQIEIEDKHHQIEHIIIENSSEPINKQVIQIEKSSSVLQKLEEWKKRVSPSHLTSFIYNPVDFYLTKILGTRETSEMEEELSQRSYGNLVHYALQIIYEKHLGKKLSVSDLEFSNQQLVEVMNQAIIKLNHQTDFYEKGMNYIHKSIAERVVRTILEVDKKIISDGNTLEILSVEGNFENIDYFLNEGKTDKVSFYGFIDRIDRLNGKLRIIDYKTAKTKNLLIKEAKKEEEAEKLEQLFFRDDFKQAMQLCVYAYAVLNEKKYPDNFVECGIWSFAEANKGVQNLQIYGDEEISNHSLVGPMKWIKNVIVEILNPASDFVEEVKQSW, from the coding sequence ATGAAATTTCTAAATAAAATTGTCACTGAACTTTTAGCACAAAATACTGATTTGTCGACTTTTAATATTATTCTGCCGGGTAAAAGACCATTGGTTTTCATCAAAAGAATTTTGAAAGAAAAACAATATTCGGGCATGCTTCCTAACTTTTTTACAATAGAAGATTTAATTAAAGATCTCGCCGACAAACAGCCAGTCCAGGGAATTGCTTTGTGGCTTTATTCTTTTGAAGTATATCGTGAAATTCAGCCATCAGAAGATTTTGCCAATTTTTTGAAATGGTTTCCAACGATATTAAAAGATTGGGATGATATTTTAAAATTTTCTGATTCTGACAAAGCGGTTTTAGAATATATGTTTGATGATGAACAGATAAAAAACTGGTCTGAAAATTTAGAAGTTCGCGAAGATGGATCATTAAGAAAGTTCCTTAATTTCTGGCAGAAAATGAATTTGTTTTTACCTTTATTAAAGCAGAAGTTGAACAAAAAAAACTGGGCAACTTCAGGAATGATTCATGAATCTGCGAAAAATAAAATTGAAGGATACGCTCAAAAAACAGACGGAAAATTTGTGTTTTGTGGCTTTAATGCATTTACTCCGGTAGAAGAAAAACTAGTCAGAAACTTGATGCAGTGGGACAAAGCTCAATGTTTTTTCCAAGCTGATGAATATTATATTAATGATGAGAGACAAGAAGCGGGCAAGTTTTTAAGAATCATTAAAACGTGGAAAGAATTTAATGAAAGTCGAAATTTCAACTGGATTGAAAATGATTTTGCACAATCAAAAAACATCAAAGTATATGAAGTTTCCGGAAATATAACGCAAGCGAAAGTCTTGCCTGAAATTTTTGAAGAAATTAATGATGAAAACTTATCAAAAACCGCTGTGGTTTTATTGGATGAAAATCTACTTCCAACTTGTTTAGATGCAATGAGCAGCGTAGAACATCTGAATATTACAATGGGATTTCCACTGAAAAATCTTGGGTTCAGCAATGCGATGAAACAGCTTTTTTATCTCCAAAAACAATTGGAGAAAAAAGATTCTTCCTATTATTATAATGATGTTTTGTCGGTTTTAGAAGAACTTCCGAATGAGGAAATTGATCAGCAAATCATTGTAGATTTTAAAGCAAAAATTGAAGAGAGAAATATCGTTTACATTTCGAAAAAGCAGTTTAAAGAATTTTTATCAGAACTATCTTATTTTAATTTATTTGAAAAACCGAGTTCCGTTAATCAATTTATTGATGAATTAATTGTGTACTGTTATCAATTAAAATACAGAGAGTTAGATGATATTTTATATGAAAATATTTCTCATTTCGAGAAGAGTTTTAAAATTATTAAAAATCAACTTTCACCATATTCATTTGATATAAAAATGGAAACGCTGGAAGTTCTGATTAATCAATTAGTCAGTTCAGAAACGATTGATTTTCAAGGGGAACCGCTGCAAGGTTTACAAGTAATGGGACTTTTGGAAACGCGATTGTTGAATTTTGAAAATATCATTTTATTATCTACGAATGAAGGAAAACTTCCTTTAGGAAATTCTCAAAATACGTATCTGCCTTTTGATGTTCGTCAACATTTTCATTTGCATACTTTTTTAGAAAATGACAGTATTTATGCTTATCATTTTTACCGACTTTTACAGGATTCAGAGAATGTTCATTTACTTTTTAATGCCTTAAGCTCTGGTGTAAATACAGGTGAAAAAAGCAGGTTTATTACTCAAATTGAAATTGAAGATAAACATCATCAAATTGAACATATAATTATCGAAAATTCTTCGGAACCAATTAATAAACAAGTTATTCAAATTGAAAAATCTTCTTCTGTCCTTCAGAAATTAGAAGAATGGAAAAAGAGAGTTTCGCCTTCCCATCTTACTTCATTTATTTATAATCCGGTTGATTTTTATCTGACCAAAATTTTGGGAACCAGAGAAACCAGCGAAATGGAAGAAGAACTTTCGCAAAGAAGTTATGGGAATTTAGTTCATTATGCCCTTCAAATTATCTACGAAAAACATCTAGGCAAAAAGTTATCAGTTAGTGATTTAGAGTTTTCAAATCAACAGTTAGTTGAAGTGATGAATCAGGCGATTATAAAATTAAATCATCAAACTGATTTCTATGAAAAGGGAATGAATTATATTCATAAATCGATTGCCGAAAGAGTAGTGCGAACGATTTTGGAGGTTGATAAAAAAATAATTTCTGACGGAAATACTTTAGAAATTCTAAGCGTTGAAGGAAATTTTGAAAATATCGATTATTTTCTGAATGAGGGAAAAACCGATAAAGTTTCATTCTACGGATTTATTGACCGAATCGACCGACTGAACGGAAAATTGAGAATTATTGATTATAAAACCGCGAAAACTAAAAATCTTTTAATTAAAGAAGCCAAAAAAGAAGAGGAAGCAGAAAAGCTCGAGCAGTTATTTTTCAGAGACGATTTCAAGCAAGCGATGCAATTGTGTGTTTATGCTTACGCCGTTTTAAATGAAAAGAAATATCCCGATAATTTTGTAGAATGTGGAATCTGGAGTTTTGCGGAAGCGAATAAAGGCGTTCAGAATTTGCAGATTTATGGTGATGAAGAAATCTCTAATCACTCTTTGGTAGGTCCTATGAAATGGATTAAGAATGTAATTGTTGAAATTTTAAATCCAGCAAGTGATTTTGTTGAAGAAGTGAAACAAAGTTGGTAG
- a CDS encoding acyl-CoA dehydrogenase family protein yields the protein MSYYPLNSIPDYYGIDSLLTEEHLLIRQSVRDWVESFVMPKIDDAAQNHTDIPNLMKELGKIGALGPYIPEEYGGSGLDQISYGIIMQELERGDSAVRSAASVQSSLVMFPINEYGSEEQKKKFLPQLASGDMIGAFGLTEPNHGSDPSSMETYFVDKGDHYLLNGAKMWITNAPVCDIAVVWAKNEEGKVQGLIVERAFEGFTTPTTHNKWSLRASKTGELVFDNVKIPKENLLPKVTGLKGPLSCLNSARYGISWGVIGAAIDCYCTAVQYSKERTQFGKPIGSFQLQQKKLAEFLTEITKAQLLCLQLGNLKNAHKATPAQISMAKRNNVKMAIDIARESRQILGGMGIMGEFPMMRHAANLESVITYEGTHDIHLLITGMDITGINAFG from the coding sequence ATGTCTTATTATCCCTTAAATTCCATTCCAGATTATTATGGAATTGATAGTTTACTTACTGAGGAACACTTACTTATACGCCAATCTGTTCGGGATTGGGTAGAAAGTTTTGTGATGCCGAAAATCGATGACGCCGCACAAAATCATACCGATATTCCTAACTTAATGAAAGAACTGGGGAAAATTGGAGCACTCGGTCCTTATATCCCTGAAGAATATGGTGGTTCTGGTTTAGACCAAATCTCATACGGAATCATTATGCAGGAACTTGAAAGAGGCGATTCTGCCGTTCGTTCCGCTGCTTCTGTACAAAGTTCTTTGGTTATGTTTCCAATTAATGAATATGGTTCTGAGGAACAAAAAAAGAAATTTCTGCCGCAATTAGCAAGTGGTGATATGATTGGTGCTTTCGGATTAACCGAGCCAAATCACGGTTCTGATCCAAGTTCAATGGAAACTTATTTCGTTGACAAAGGCGATCACTATTTATTAAACGGAGCAAAAATGTGGATTACCAATGCACCAGTTTGTGATATCGCTGTGGTTTGGGCAAAAAATGAAGAAGGAAAAGTTCAGGGTTTAATTGTTGAAAGAGCTTTCGAAGGATTTACAACACCAACAACTCATAATAAATGGTCACTTCGCGCGTCAAAAACTGGAGAATTGGTTTTTGATAATGTGAAAATTCCTAAAGAGAATTTATTGCCAAAAGTTACTGGTTTGAAAGGACCATTATCTTGTTTAAATTCTGCAAGATATGGGATTTCCTGGGGAGTAATCGGAGCTGCAATTGATTGTTATTGCACCGCAGTTCAATATTCAAAAGAAAGAACACAATTCGGAAAACCAATCGGATCTTTCCAATTACAACAGAAAAAATTAGCCGAATTTTTAACGGAAATTACGAAAGCACAACTGCTTTGTCTTCAGTTAGGAAATTTGAAAAATGCACATAAAGCAACGCCGGCACAAATTTCAATGGCGAAAAGAAATAACGTGAAAATGGCGATTGACATTGCCAGAGAATCACGACAAATTCTTGGTGGTATGGGAATTATGGGAGAATTTCCAATGATGCGACACGCTGCGAATCTAGAATCCGTAATCACTTACGAAGGAACGCACGATATTCATTTGCTGATTACCGGCATGGATATTACCGGAATTAATGCTTTCGGATAA
- a CDS encoding alpha/beta hydrolase family protein, translating to MKKRLTAIALLFVVFASAQENITYQKPSAEIMQLADFERAPSVMMDSKREMMIFSYRDTYKSLDDLSQEEMKLAGLRVNPITNISSTMTYVNNLKTRKLKDKTESQVKGLPANARIAYLSFSPDEKKLAFTNTTKNAVELWIIDLASNTAKKISNQPLNANLGNPYVWMSDSQNLLVKQIPSNRKALIDEKQNLPSGPTVSVSDGKVSQNRTYQDLLKNPQDEANFETLAKSDLVKISINGDQQKFKSEEIYTSVNFSPDGNYLMLTTIQKPYSYIVPLNRFPMTSTVYDKNGNLVKVVNETPLNEIMPKGFSSVREGKRNISWRDDQPSTLVFAEALDGGDQAKKVDYRDELFVWEAPFNNAPKSFFKTKQRFSGIDWSNGNIAVVSDTWYDTRNSKTYLINLKDNSSKIIDDRNYQDVYSNPGSFAETKNQYGRNVIDVKNNKTNLIGAGFTKDGQFPFIDELDLGTMSKKRVYTSKLTKSKESIVDILDAKNGQVLVVEQSPSQYPNYFVRNIKNGKSTAVTHFANPFESIKNVYKEVITYKRNDGVELTGTLYLPANYDRKNHKEKLPLLIWAYPREFVSKDTAGQTTQNPNDFTFPSYGSFIYWVTKGYAVLDDASFPIIGEGKAEPNDTFITQLVADGRAAIDAVDKLGYIDRNKVAVGGHSYGAFMTANLLTHSKDYACGIARSGAYNRTLTPFGFQSEQRNYWDVPEIYNTMSPFMHADKMKTPLLLIHGEADNNPGTFTLQTERYFQALKNLGAPVRMVLLPREAHGYAAKENVLHTLWEEDQFLEKCLKNK from the coding sequence ATGAAAAAACGACTGACGGCAATTGCTTTACTTTTTGTAGTTTTTGCAAGTGCCCAAGAAAACATTACCTATCAAAAACCATCTGCGGAAATTATGCAGTTAGCAGATTTTGAACGAGCACCATCAGTAATGATGGACAGTAAGCGAGAAATGATGATTTTCTCTTACCGAGACACCTATAAATCCCTGGATGATTTGAGTCAGGAGGAAATGAAGTTGGCGGGCTTAAGGGTGAATCCAATCACCAATATCTCCAGTACGATGACTTACGTGAACAATTTGAAGACCCGCAAGTTGAAAGATAAAACAGAGTCACAGGTCAAAGGTTTACCAGCGAACGCAAGAATCGCCTATCTTTCTTTTTCTCCTGATGAGAAAAAATTAGCCTTTACTAACACGACAAAAAATGCGGTTGAGTTATGGATTATAGATCTTGCTTCAAATACCGCAAAAAAGATTTCAAACCAACCACTGAATGCAAACTTAGGAAATCCTTATGTTTGGATGTCAGATTCTCAAAATTTGTTAGTTAAACAAATTCCTTCTAATAGAAAGGCGTTAATTGATGAGAAACAAAATCTTCCATCTGGACCAACTGTTTCTGTCTCAGACGGAAAAGTTTCACAAAACAGAACGTATCAGGATTTATTAAAAAATCCTCAGGATGAAGCTAACTTTGAAACATTAGCAAAATCTGATCTTGTAAAGATTTCTATTAATGGAGATCAGCAGAAATTTAAAAGTGAAGAAATCTATACTTCAGTTAATTTCTCTCCAGATGGCAATTATTTAATGTTGACAACGATTCAAAAACCGTATTCTTATATTGTTCCTTTGAATAGATTTCCGATGACTTCCACCGTTTATGATAAAAACGGAAATTTGGTAAAAGTAGTCAACGAAACTCCATTGAATGAAATTATGCCGAAAGGTTTTTCATCAGTAAGAGAAGGGAAAAGAAATATCAGTTGGAGAGATGATCAACCATCAACACTGGTTTTTGCAGAAGCTTTGGACGGTGGAGATCAGGCAAAAAAAGTGGATTATCGTGATGAACTTTTCGTTTGGGAAGCACCCTTTAATAATGCGCCAAAATCTTTCTTTAAAACAAAGCAGAGATTCAGTGGAATCGATTGGTCAAACGGCAATATTGCAGTCGTTTCTGATACTTGGTATGATACCAGAAATTCTAAAACCTATTTAATTAATTTAAAAGATAATTCATCAAAAATAATTGATGACCGTAATTATCAGGATGTTTACAGCAATCCTGGAAGTTTCGCTGAAACTAAAAATCAGTACGGTAGAAATGTAATCGACGTTAAGAATAATAAAACCAATCTTATCGGAGCAGGTTTTACAAAAGATGGTCAGTTTCCTTTTATTGATGAATTGGATTTAGGAACAATGTCTAAAAAAAGAGTCTACACTTCAAAATTAACTAAGTCGAAAGAAAGCATTGTTGATATTTTAGATGCAAAAAACGGACAGGTTTTAGTAGTAGAGCAGTCGCCAAGTCAGTATCCAAACTACTTTGTAAGAAACATTAAAAATGGAAAATCTACCGCAGTAACTCATTTTGCCAATCCTTTTGAAAGCATTAAAAATGTATATAAAGAGGTCATTACTTATAAGAGAAATGATGGAGTAGAGTTAACCGGAACGCTTTATTTACCCGCAAACTACGACCGTAAAAATCATAAAGAAAAATTACCACTTTTAATTTGGGCTTATCCTAGAGAATTTGTGAGTAAAGATACTGCGGGACAAACTACCCAGAATCCAAATGATTTTACGTTCCCAAGTTATGGCTCATTTATTTATTGGGTGACCAAAGGTTACGCTGTTTTAGACGATGCCTCTTTCCCGATTATTGGTGAAGGAAAAGCAGAACCTAACGACACTTTTATCACGCAATTGGTTGCAGATGGTAGAGCTGCGATTGACGCTGTTGATAAATTAGGATACATTGATCGTAATAAAGTTGCCGTTGGTGGACATTCTTACGGAGCATTTATGACCGCAAACTTATTGACACATTCCAAAGATTATGCTTGTGGAATTGCAAGAAGTGGCGCTTATAACCGAACTTTGACACCGTTTGGTTTCCAAAGCGAACAAAGAAATTATTGGGATGTTCCGGAAATCTATAATACAATGTCACCATTTATGCATGCTGATAAAATGAAAACGCCGTTGTTGCTAATTCATGGTGAAGCTGATAACAATCCGGGAACATTTACTTTGCAGACGGAAAGATATTTCCAAGCTTTGAAAAATTTAGGAGCACCAGTTAGAATGGTTCTTTTACCTAGAGAAGCTCATGGATATGCAGCCAAGGAAAATGTATTGCATACTTTATGGGAAGAAGATCAGTTCTTAGAAAAGTGTTTAAAAAACAAGTAA
- the rsmG gene encoding 16S rRNA (guanine(527)-N(7))-methyltransferase RsmG: MSVELIEKYFPNLSEIQKKQFADLEALYQEWNEKINVISRKDMDSLYEKHILHSLGIAKIMEFAPNTKVLDIGTGGGFPGIPLAILFPEVQFTLVDSIGKKITVVKEVSEGIGLKNIIAIHGRAETVKDQFHFVVSRAVTQMPVFLRWLKGKFLKEQFNPKHNGVLYLKGGDLGEELSGLKAEIFQLKDHFEGEFFDTKKVVYLSKGNFNC; this comes from the coding sequence ATGTCTGTAGAATTAATAGAAAAGTACTTCCCCAATCTTTCCGAAATACAAAAAAAGCAGTTCGCTGACCTTGAAGCATTATACCAGGAATGGAATGAAAAAATCAACGTCATTTCTCGAAAAGATATGGATTCTCTTTATGAAAAACATATTCTTCATTCGCTTGGAATTGCTAAAATTATGGAGTTTGCACCAAACACAAAAGTATTGGATATAGGAACCGGTGGTGGTTTCCCCGGAATTCCCCTGGCGATTTTGTTTCCTGAAGTTCAGTTTACTTTGGTTGATTCTATCGGTAAAAAAATTACCGTTGTGAAAGAAGTTTCTGAAGGAATTGGTTTGAAAAATATCATTGCAATTCACGGAAGAGCAGAAACCGTGAAGGATCAATTTCATTTTGTGGTAAGCCGGGCGGTTACTCAGATGCCGGTTTTTCTTCGTTGGTTAAAGGGTAAATTTTTAAAAGAACAGTTTAATCCAAAGCACAATGGCGTTCTTTATTTAAAAGGCGGAGATTTGGGAGAAGAACTTTCTGGTTTAAAAGCAGAAATATTTCAACTTAAAGATCATTTTGAAGGAGAATTTTTTGACACAAAAAAAGTAGTATATTTATCTAAAGGAAATTTTAATTGCTAA
- a CDS encoding zinc ribbon domain-containing protein, which produces MAKKTVEIAVEDKLRALYDLQIIDSRLDEIRSTRGELPIEVEDLEIEIEGLEKRADKFQSEIKLQNDEISTKNEVINHAKSLIEKYKSQQDNVRNNKEFESLDKEIEFQELEIQLSEKRINEFGAKIGHKNETLDELNSKIADLKNHLKFKKEELENLVSETQKEEDFLIEKSQEFAKNIDERLLASYHRIRTNSPNGLAVVGLERGAPKGSFFTLPPQKQMEIAQRKKIIIDEHSGKILVDDDMVNEENEKMKDIIKF; this is translated from the coding sequence ATGGCTAAAAAAACAGTAGAAATCGCCGTTGAAGACAAACTAAGAGCACTTTACGACCTACAAATTATCGATTCAAGATTAGACGAAATCCGTAGCACAAGAGGCGAATTGCCTATTGAAGTTGAAGATTTAGAAATTGAAATCGAAGGTTTAGAAAAAAGAGCTGACAAATTTCAAAGTGAGATTAAACTTCAAAACGATGAAATCAGTACAAAGAATGAAGTGATTAATCACGCAAAATCTTTGATTGAAAAATACAAGTCTCAGCAAGATAACGTAAGAAATAACAAAGAATTCGAATCTTTGGATAAAGAAATTGAATTCCAGGAATTGGAAATTCAACTTTCTGAAAAAAGAATTAATGAATTTGGTGCGAAGATCGGTCACAAGAATGAAACTTTAGACGAGTTAAATTCTAAGATTGCTGATTTGAAAAACCACTTGAAATTCAAAAAAGAAGAGCTTGAAAATTTAGTTTCTGAAACTCAGAAAGAAGAAGATTTCTTGATTGAAAAATCACAGGAATTCGCTAAAAATATTGATGAAAGATTATTGGCTTCTTACCATAGAATCCGTACGAATTCACCAAACGGTTTAGCAGTTGTAGGATTAGAAAGAGGTGCGCCGAAAGGATCATTCTTTACACTTCCTCCACAAAAACAAATGGAAATCGCTCAACGTAAAAAAATTATTATCGACGAACATTCAGGTAAAATCCTTGTTGACGATGATATGGTAAACGAAGAGAACGAAAAAATGAAAGATATTATCAAGTTTTAA
- a CDS encoding ion transporter, whose amino-acid sequence MEREHNFMPERVRWKRKLFRIIFKSDTKLGKLFDIFLLALILLSTFIVMMESVRIFDAKLHKVFVIVEIVITVFFTVEYILRVMTIKNKKDYIFSFFGIIDFLAILPFYLSLFIPITKYFLIIRMLRMLRIFRILNLMDFMNDGYFIVTALKNSSRKIYIFLLFLILFSVIVGSMMFMVEGHREGFESIPQSVYWAVVTVTTVGYGDVSPGTPLGKFLSVLLMLAGYSIIAVPTGIVTAEMRNKRQELGKACDRCGNNDIDDDSRFCKICGEKVV is encoded by the coding sequence ATGGAAAGAGAACATAATTTTATGCCCGAGCGTGTCCGCTGGAAACGTAAATTATTCCGGATCATTTTTAAATCGGATACCAAACTGGGAAAACTTTTTGACATCTTCTTGTTGGCACTAATCCTTCTAAGCACCTTTATCGTAATGATGGAAAGTGTAAGGATTTTCGATGCGAAACTTCATAAAGTATTTGTGATTGTTGAAATCGTAATTACTGTTTTCTTTACGGTCGAATATATCTTGAGAGTGATGACGATAAAAAACAAAAAAGATTATATTTTTAGTTTTTTCGGTATCATCGATTTTCTCGCGATTCTTCCTTTTTACCTGAGTTTATTTATTCCGATTACCAAATATTTCCTGATTATCAGAATGCTCCGAATGCTAAGAATTTTTAGGATTCTGAATTTAATGGACTTTATGAACGATGGTTATTTCATTGTTACAGCTCTAAAAAACAGTTCCCGAAAAATCTACATATTTCTTTTATTCCTAATACTATTTTCTGTAATTGTTGGCTCTATGATGTTTATGGTTGAAGGTCACAGAGAAGGTTTTGAAAGTATTCCACAAAGTGTTTACTGGGCGGTTGTAACGGTTACGACAGTTGGTTATGGAGATGTTTCACCAGGAACTCCACTAGGGAAATTTCTTTCTGTTTTACTAATGCTTGCGGGTTATTCTATTATCGCAGTTCCGACTGGAATTGTTACGGCGGAAATGCGCAACAAGCGTCAGGAGCTCGGTAAAGCTTGCGATCGATGCGGAAATAACGATATCGATGACGATTCAAGATTTTGTAAAATTTGTGGTGAAAAAGTCGTATAA
- a CDS encoding pyridoxal phosphate-dependent aminotransferase encodes MEKFSDRLNRMSFSQTFVMSNKVRQMKSEGIDVISLTLGEPDFDVPANIKEAAFAAINNNFSHYSPVPGFLDLREAICGKLKRDNHLEYKASQICVSNGAKQAILNVLASIINDGDEVILPAPYWVSYDEMVKMMGGKSVFVETSIDTEFKMTAEQLEKAITPKTKALLYSSPCNPSGSYYTYEELESIANVIAKYPQITIISDEIYEFTNYDGKHTSIAEFPQVYEQTAVINGMSKAFAMTGWRIGYSACPTWLAKACEKIQGQMTSGANTMAQKASITALQTDPSEYRFMIDEFKKRRDLVFSLIKDIPGFKVNYPKAAFYFFPDISFYIGKTLNGTFIKDADDFAMFLLENAHVGTVGGVSFGNPNCIRFSYATSEKDLKEAMKRIHEFLDKVEIK; translated from the coding sequence ATGGAAAAATTCTCTGACCGGCTTAATAGAATGAGTTTCTCACAAACATTTGTAATGAGCAACAAAGTCCGGCAAATGAAATCTGAAGGAATCGACGTGATAAGTTTGACTCTTGGTGAGCCCGATTTCGATGTTCCGGCAAATATTAAAGAAGCAGCTTTTGCGGCGATTAATAATAATTTCAGCCACTACTCGCCTGTTCCGGGATTTTTGGATTTAAGAGAAGCCATTTGTGGAAAATTAAAAAGAGATAATCATTTAGAATATAAAGCTTCGCAAATTTGTGTTTCAAATGGAGCCAAACAAGCCATTCTAAACGTACTTGCTTCAATTATTAACGACGGTGATGAAGTAATTCTTCCTGCGCCGTATTGGGTTAGTTATGATGAAATGGTAAAAATGATGGGTGGAAAATCGGTTTTTGTGGAAACTTCGATTGACACTGAATTTAAAATGACCGCAGAACAACTTGAAAAAGCAATTACGCCGAAAACAAAAGCGCTGCTTTATAGTTCTCCTTGCAATCCTTCTGGAAGTTATTATACTTATGAAGAATTGGAAAGTATTGCTAATGTAATTGCGAAATATCCTCAGATAACGATTATTTCGGACGAGATTTATGAGTTCACTAATTACGACGGTAAACACACTTCGATTGCGGAGTTTCCTCAGGTTTATGAACAAACTGCCGTAATCAATGGAATGTCAAAAGCATTTGCGATGACAGGTTGGCGGATCGGTTATTCGGCTTGTCCGACGTGGTTGGCAAAAGCGTGTGAGAAAATTCAGGGACAAATGACGAGCGGCGCCAATACGATGGCTCAAAAAGCTTCTATTACTGCGTTGCAAACCGACCCCAGCGAATATCGTTTTATGATTGATGAATTTAAAAAACGAAGAGATCTGGTTTTTTCTTTAATCAAAGATATTCCAGGATTTAAAGTTAATTATCCGAAAGCGGCATTCTACTTTTTTCCTGATATTTCATTTTACATCGGAAAAACCTTAAATGGGACTTTCATTAAAGATGCTGATGATTTTGCGATGTTCTTGTTAGAGAACGCTCATGTAGGAACGGTTGGAGGTGTTTCTTTTGGAAATCCGAACTGTATTCGATTCTCTTATGCAACGTCTGAAAAAGATCTGAAAGAAGCGATGAAAAGAATTCACGAGTTTTTAGATAAAGTAGAAATCAAATAA
- a CDS encoding Nif3-like dinuclear metal center hexameric protein — translation MTVNQIICDLKNLIPLAQAEDFDNVGLLCGNPDREVTGILVCHDALENVVDEAFAKGLNLIVTFHPIIFSGLKSITGKNYVEKAVLKAIENKIAIYAIHTAFDNDYFGVNFRICEELGLKNQKVLMPKKQDLHKLEVFVPRDFSEKVKNALFEAGAGNIGFYDECSFAIPGKGTFRPIEGSNPFSGTKGVRENGDEVMISVIYETYKKNQILTAMKSAHPYEEVAYQIIQLENENHFLGLGRFGEFEEAMDEAEFLNFVKEKFSLKAIRHSNFINKKIKRVGVLGGSGASGIGAAISQKCDAYLTGDLKYHDYFQGEGKMLTCDIGHFESEQFVTEHLVELLSQKFTTFAVSKSTEKTNPVNYFL, via the coding sequence ATGACAGTTAACCAAATAATTTGTGACCTAAAAAACCTAATTCCGTTAGCGCAAGCAGAAGATTTTGATAATGTAGGTTTACTTTGCGGAAATCCTGACCGGGAAGTAACAGGAATTTTAGTGTGTCATGATGCGTTGGAAAATGTTGTAGATGAAGCATTTGCTAAAGGTTTAAATTTGATTGTAACTTTTCATCCGATAATTTTTTCTGGATTAAAATCTATTACCGGTAAAAATTATGTTGAAAAAGCAGTTCTGAAAGCAATCGAAAATAAGATTGCGATTTATGCAATTCACACGGCATTTGATAATGATTATTTTGGCGTGAATTTTAGAATCTGCGAAGAGCTTGGATTAAAAAATCAAAAAGTTTTAATGCCGAAAAAACAGGATCTTCATAAATTGGAAGTTTTTGTCCCAAGAGATTTTTCAGAAAAAGTAAAGAATGCTTTGTTCGAAGCAGGCGCTGGAAATATCGGTTTTTACGATGAATGTAGTTTCGCAATTCCGGGCAAGGGAACTTTTAGACCGATTGAAGGTTCTAACCCATTCTCTGGAACAAAGGGTGTTCGCGAAAATGGTGATGAAGTAATGATTTCTGTGATTTATGAAACTTATAAAAAGAATCAAATTTTAACTGCGATGAAATCGGCGCATCCTTACGAAGAAGTGGCGTATCAAATCATTCAGTTAGAAAATGAAAATCATTTTTTAGGATTAGGAAGATTTGGTGAATTTGAAGAAGCGATGGATGAAGCAGAATTCTTGAATTTCGTTAAAGAGAAATTTAGTTTAAAGGCAATTCGTCACTCCAATTTTATCAATAAAAAAATCAAGCGAGTAGGCGTTTTAGGCGGAAGTGGAGCAAGTGGAATAGGAGCTGCAATTTCCCAAAAATGCGATGCTTATTTAACAGGTGATCTTAAATACCATGATTATTTCCAGGGCGAAGGTAAAATGTTGACTTGTGACATCGGTCATTTTGAATCTGAACAATTTGTTACTGAGCATTTAGTTGAGCTATTATCACAAAAATTCACTACCTTTGCAGTCTCAAAATCTACCGAGAAAACCAACCCTGTAAACTATTTTTTATAA